Proteins found in one Amycolatopsis aidingensis genomic segment:
- a CDS encoding trypsin-like serine protease has product MRLRKIGLGAGVLLASAGLMLGTAQAATAAPESTPDTAPVAASAEGGGDVSPYIVGGRRASQTYEFMASLQSSGRHFCGGSLIRSNWVVTAKHCIQSQSPGRFQVRVGSTRYDSGGTLVGTSRIVPGSGDIALVQLSQSVSQTPIDIADAGTSAGTETRLIGFGQTCATRGGCGASRDLMEIDVTVQASGCTANFDPNTELCLGGVPRAGACYGDSGGPSVVREGGEWRLTGATSRAGRGQPTCGQAPAIYMKVPAYRSWINGVVGDDDDDDPPPQGCEGVPAWQAGGSYQIGDVVAHNGHRWEAIWYPGGAEPGDPTSWAVWEDLGPC; this is encoded by the coding sequence ATGCGGCTCCGCAAGATCGGACTCGGCGCCGGCGTCCTCCTGGCTTCGGCCGGGTTGATGCTGGGCACGGCGCAAGCGGCGACGGCGGCGCCCGAGTCCACCCCCGACACCGCGCCGGTCGCGGCCTCGGCGGAGGGCGGCGGCGACGTCTCGCCCTATATCGTCGGTGGCAGGCGGGCCAGCCAGACCTACGAGTTCATGGCCTCACTGCAGTCCTCGGGCAGGCATTTCTGCGGCGGCTCGCTGATCCGGTCCAACTGGGTCGTCACCGCCAAACACTGCATCCAGAGCCAGTCCCCCGGCAGGTTCCAGGTACGGGTGGGCAGCACCAGGTACGACTCCGGCGGCACCCTGGTCGGGACCTCCCGGATCGTGCCCGGCTCCGGCGATATCGCGCTGGTGCAGCTGTCCCAGTCGGTGAGCCAGACGCCGATCGACATCGCCGACGCCGGCACCAGCGCGGGCACCGAGACCAGGCTGATCGGCTTCGGCCAGACCTGCGCGACCCGCGGCGGCTGCGGTGCCTCGCGGGACCTGATGGAGATCGACGTCACGGTGCAGGCATCAGGGTGCACCGCCAACTTCGACCCGAACACCGAGCTCTGCCTCGGCGGGGTGCCCAGGGCGGGCGCCTGCTACGGCGACTCCGGCGGGCCCTCCGTCGTGCGGGAAGGCGGCGAGTGGCGGCTGACCGGCGCGACCAGCAGGGCAGGCCGTGGCCAGCCCACCTGCGGTCAGGCACCGGCGATCTACATGAAGGTGCCAGCCTACCGGTCCTGGATCAACGGTGTCGTCGGCGACGATGATGATGACGACCCGCCGCCGCAGGGCTGCGAGGGCGTGCCCGCGTGGCAGGCCGGTGGTTCGTACCAGATCGGCGACGTGGTGGCGCACAACGGCCACCGGTGGGAGGCGATCTGGTACCCGGGTGGTGCCGAGCCGGGCGACCCGACCTCCTGGGCCGTCTGGGAGGACCTCGGTCCCTGCTGA
- a CDS encoding gamma carbonic anhydrase family protein, whose product MPMFSFEGVSPTVHPDAWIAPTATLIGDVVVEKGASIWYGAVLRADFGRIVVREGANIQDNSVVHVNAGNETEIGRNATVGHQCLVHDCTVGEQALIGNGSTVLDQAEIGTRALVAAGATVTPNLAVPAEHIAMGSPAKKHVPLTDSARVWVEHNAAVYQQLARRHAEGIEPISD is encoded by the coding sequence ATGCCGATGTTTTCCTTCGAGGGCGTCAGCCCCACCGTGCACCCGGACGCCTGGATCGCGCCGACCGCCACGCTGATCGGTGACGTCGTCGTGGAGAAGGGCGCATCCATCTGGTACGGCGCCGTGCTCAGGGCCGACTTCGGCCGCATCGTGGTGCGGGAGGGCGCCAACATCCAGGACAACTCGGTGGTGCACGTGAACGCGGGCAACGAGACCGAGATCGGCAGGAACGCCACCGTCGGCCACCAGTGCCTCGTGCACGACTGCACGGTCGGCGAGCAGGCGCTGATCGGCAATGGTTCCACCGTGCTGGACCAGGCCGAGATCGGCACCCGCGCGCTGGTGGCGGCCGGGGCCACGGTGACCCCGAACCTGGCGGTTCCGGCCGAGCACATCGCCATGGGCAGCCCGGCGAAGAAGCACGTACCGCTGACCGACTCCGCGAGGGTATGGGTGGAGCACAACGCGGCGGTCTACCAGCAGCTCGCCCGGCGGCATGCCGAGGGGATCGAACCGATCAGCGACTGA
- a CDS encoding uL11 family ribosomal protein encodes MSPNKQPKKAKKLSFQATLELTAGDAPVVDLGKMLGQTGVNLVEVKRAYDAATANQRGDVVPAVVAVFEDRSFELRLKTPPTAFLIRKALGGKGSSRPGHEGAGTLSAEQLREIAERKLPDLNTADLDAAMRTIAGTARSMGVTVRPPESPVS; translated from the coding sequence GTGTCGCCGAACAAGCAACCGAAGAAGGCCAAGAAGCTCAGCTTCCAGGCCACGCTGGAGCTCACCGCCGGGGACGCGCCGGTGGTGGATCTCGGCAAGATGCTCGGCCAGACCGGGGTGAACCTGGTCGAGGTCAAGCGGGCCTACGACGCCGCCACCGCGAACCAGCGCGGCGATGTCGTCCCGGCCGTGGTCGCGGTGTTCGAGGACCGTTCCTTCGAACTGCGGCTGAAGACCCCGCCCACCGCGTTCCTCATCCGCAAGGCGCTGGGCGGCAAGGGGTCCTCCCGGCCGGGGCACGAAGGTGCCGGGACGCTGAGCGCGGAGCAGCTGCGGGAGATCGCCGAGCGCAAGCTGCCCGATCTGAACACCGCCGACCTGGACGCGGCAATGCGCACCATCGCGGGTACGGCCCGTTCGATGGGCGTCACGGTGCGGCCACCGGAGTCGCCGGTCTCCTGA
- a CDS encoding nuclear transport factor 2 family protein, protein MTLADEKADIAETVIRLFHALDAHDWTMIRTLTGDPIDVDYPSKQGGPERLGVEDFVSGLKGFLPGFDATQHLVGSIVAEVSDGITATARFHARVTHLLTEAGDDLIWTIGCHYTLGLDRREGSWKLRSSRVRVVYEEGDRGLEELARRRVVASGSPG, encoded by the coding sequence GTGACACTCGCGGACGAGAAGGCGGACATCGCGGAGACGGTGATCCGCCTCTTTCACGCCCTGGACGCGCACGACTGGACCATGATCCGGACTCTCACCGGCGACCCGATCGATGTCGACTATCCGTCCAAACAGGGTGGTCCGGAACGGCTCGGCGTCGAGGACTTCGTTTCCGGGCTGAAGGGCTTCCTACCTGGATTCGATGCCACCCAGCATCTCGTCGGGTCGATCGTGGCCGAGGTGAGTGACGGAATCACCGCGACGGCTCGGTTCCACGCCCGAGTCACGCACCTGCTCACCGAGGCCGGTGACGATCTGATCTGGACCATCGGCTGTCACTACACGCTCGGCCTCGACCGGCGGGAAGGGAGCTGGAAGCTGCGTTCGTCCCGCGTGCGCGTGGTCTATGAGGAGGGAGACCGCGGCCTGGAAGAGCTGGCGCGCCGGCGGGTCGTTGCCTCCGGCTCACCCGGCTGA
- a CDS encoding winged helix-turn-helix transcriptional regulator, which yields MTHQTVSYAATELLDRCPAPVGEPGSACPIESALGVLRKRWAAPVVLELLHGPRGFTELARSMPALSEKVLTDRLAELVRGGVVHRSRRPGWPPRVGYRLTERGRALAPVLHALWTWGSNAPD from the coding sequence GTGACTCACCAAACGGTCAGCTACGCGGCGACCGAGTTGCTGGACCGGTGCCCGGCGCCGGTGGGCGAACCCGGCTCGGCGTGTCCGATCGAGTCCGCGCTTGGCGTGTTGCGCAAGCGATGGGCCGCTCCGGTCGTGCTCGAGCTCCTGCACGGGCCGCGTGGATTCACCGAACTCGCGCGGTCCATGCCGGCGCTGTCCGAGAAGGTCCTCACCGATCGGCTGGCCGAGCTGGTCCGCGGTGGCGTCGTGCATCGGAGTCGCAGGCCTGGCTGGCCGCCGCGGGTGGGGTATCGGCTCACCGAACGCGGGCGGGCCCTCGCCCCGGTGTTGCACGCGTTGTGGACATGGGGATCGAACGCGCCGGACTAG
- a CDS encoding inorganic diphosphatase has product MEFDVTIEIPKGERNKYEVDHKTGRIKLDRTLFTATQYPADYGFIDDTLGQDGDPLDVMVLVQEPTFPGCLIRARAIGMFRMTDEKGPDDKVIAVPSDDPRLEHLRDIHHLNEFHKLEIEHFFQVYKDLEPAKSVEGSNWASRTEAENEIKRSYERESARLAKLAETAETAEATDPS; this is encoded by the coding sequence GTGGAGTTCGACGTCACGATCGAAATCCCCAAGGGGGAGCGGAACAAGTACGAGGTGGACCACAAGACGGGGCGGATCAAACTGGATCGCACCCTGTTCACGGCCACCCAGTACCCGGCGGACTACGGGTTCATCGACGACACCCTCGGTCAGGACGGCGATCCGCTCGACGTCATGGTCCTGGTGCAGGAGCCGACCTTTCCCGGCTGCCTGATCCGCGCGCGGGCGATCGGGATGTTCCGGATGACCGACGAGAAGGGCCCGGACGACAAGGTGATCGCCGTGCCATCGGACGACCCGCGGCTGGAGCACCTGCGCGACATCCACCACCTGAACGAGTTCCACAAGCTCGAGATCGAGCACTTCTTCCAGGTCTACAAGGACCTCGAGCCCGCCAAGAGCGTCGAGGGCTCGAACTGGGCGAGCCGCACCGAGGCCGAAAACGAGATCAAGCGTTCCTACGAGCGCGAATCCGCCCGCCTGGCCAAGCTGGCCGAGACCGCCGAGACCGCCGAAGCCACCGACCCCAGCTGA
- the dacB gene encoding D-alanyl-D-alanine carboxypeptidase/D-alanyl-D-alanine endopeptidase: MPENETAGAGQEPAWPSADRDESAGEQEQSTNELPVPKVTREEAQTVWVRRPEPTPEEPARAPEWPTHAHGEQTHAHGEQTHARGEQTRARGEQTRGAGWPAQPPEQAGPPAEQRTQPVRPPRQVPEIRQAGVPARPMRIEPSGEIRPAPATTGEQRQPQPGRQHPPQPPQQAAPQQQPQQSQQPQRPQQQAPPPRPQQPPPPPPVEQAEQQAEQQEAEQAAPEQAQEPGQQAPPRRKRRGLLVGGVAAVLVVAVGVALALPYVSNRLGLPWAPNAPRAAAPEPVAVSRSLHGPRPEAPAPTPEGVAAALRGPAGSPALGDFTGRVLDPATGTVLWESSPDEVRVPASTTKLLTAAAALLAVDHGKQLTTKVVAGQEPGTVVLVAGGDVTLTGLPEGQDPIYRGAARLDDLVAQVKQAGIPVERVRLDLSAFTGPEEAQGWAPNDAPSTFMSAVQPVMLDGGRGEPTGMKSMRVADPAGRLAERLAGKLGASVGEPTTAPQGAQVLGEVRSAPLTELVDQMLTLSDNLLAEVIARQVAVETGKEPSFSGGAEATIDVLAENGFDVEGLELSDGSGLSVRNRVSSTLLSELLAVAAAPDGSDPRTAKLRPMLGGLPVAGASGTLAGRYDGSAAEGKGWVRAKTGTLSEVNTLAGVVLDADGRVLVFALMSGGSALEPAQAALDEVAATLRECGCR; the protein is encoded by the coding sequence GTGCCGGAGAACGAAACGGCTGGTGCAGGCCAAGAACCGGCCTGGCCGTCCGCCGACCGCGACGAATCGGCCGGGGAGCAGGAGCAGTCCACCAACGAACTGCCCGTGCCGAAGGTCACGCGAGAGGAAGCGCAGACGGTCTGGGTGCGGCGGCCGGAACCCACGCCCGAGGAGCCCGCCCGCGCCCCGGAATGGCCAACGCATGCGCATGGCGAGCAAACGCATGCGCATGGGGAGCAAACACACGCGCGTGGGGAGCAAACGCGTGCGCGTGGGGAGCAAACACGCGGGGCGGGATGGCCCGCGCAGCCTCCCGAGCAGGCCGGCCCACCCGCCGAGCAGCGCACCCAGCCGGTGCGGCCGCCGCGGCAGGTGCCGGAGATCCGGCAGGCGGGGGTGCCCGCCAGGCCGATGCGGATCGAGCCCAGCGGGGAGATCCGGCCGGCCCCGGCCACCACCGGTGAGCAACGGCAGCCCCAACCCGGCAGGCAGCACCCGCCCCAGCCGCCGCAGCAGGCAGCCCCACAGCAGCAGCCACAGCAGTCCCAACAGCCACAGCGGCCCCAGCAGCAGGCGCCGCCGCCGCGGCCGCAGCAGCCGCCGCCCCCTCCGCCTGTCGAGCAGGCGGAGCAGCAGGCAGAGCAACAGGAAGCCGAGCAGGCGGCGCCCGAGCAGGCGCAGGAACCCGGGCAGCAGGCCCCGCCGCGGCGCAAGCGCCGTGGCCTGCTGGTCGGCGGGGTGGCCGCCGTGCTCGTGGTCGCGGTCGGGGTGGCGCTCGCGCTGCCGTACGTGTCCAACCGGCTCGGCCTGCCCTGGGCGCCGAACGCACCGCGCGCCGCGGCCCCGGAGCCGGTGGCGGTCAGCAGGTCCCTGCACGGGCCGCGGCCGGAGGCACCCGCGCCCACCCCGGAGGGGGTGGCCGCGGCGCTACGGGGCCCGGCCGGCAGCCCCGCCCTCGGCGACTTCACCGGCCGGGTCCTGGATCCGGCGACCGGAACCGTGCTGTGGGAGAGCTCGCCGGACGAGGTGCGCGTCCCCGCCTCCACCACCAAGCTGCTCACCGCCGCGGCCGCGCTGCTCGCGGTGGACCACGGCAAGCAGTTGACCACCAAGGTGGTGGCCGGGCAGGAGCCGGGCACCGTCGTGCTGGTCGCGGGCGGGGACGTCACCCTGACCGGACTGCCCGAGGGTCAGGACCCGATCTACCGCGGCGCCGCCCGGCTGGACGACCTGGTCGCGCAGGTCAAGCAGGCCGGTATCCCGGTCGAGCGGGTACGCCTGGACCTCTCCGCCTTCACCGGGCCGGAGGAGGCGCAGGGCTGGGCCCCGAATGATGCGCCGTCCACCTTCATGTCCGCGGTGCAGCCCGTGATGCTCGACGGCGGGCGCGGTGAGCCCACCGGCATGAAGTCGATGCGGGTCGCCGACCCGGCGGGCAGGCTCGCCGAACGGCTGGCCGGGAAACTGGGTGCCAGCGTCGGCGAGCCAACCACCGCGCCGCAGGGTGCGCAGGTGCTCGGCGAGGTGCGCTCGGCGCCGCTGACCGAGCTGGTGGACCAGATGCTCACCCTGTCCGACAACCTCCTCGCCGAGGTGATCGCCAGGCAGGTGGCCGTCGAGACCGGCAAGGAGCCCTCCTTCTCCGGCGGTGCCGAGGCCACGATCGACGTGCTCGCCGAGAACGGCTTCGACGTCGAAGGACTCGAGCTCTCCGACGGCAGCGGGCTTTCGGTGCGCAACCGGGTCTCCTCGACCCTGCTGAGCGAGCTGCTCGCGGTGGCAGCCGCACCGGACGGATCCGATCCGCGCACCGCGAAGCTGCGGCCGATGCTCGGTGGGCTGCCGGTCGCGGGCGCCAGCGGCACCCTGGCCGGCCGCTACGACGGATCCGCCGCGGAGGGCAAGGGCTGGGTGCGGGCCAAGACCGGCACCCTTTCCGAGGTGAACACGCTGGCCGGGGTGGTGCTGGACGCCGATGGCAGGGTGCTGGTGTTCGCGCTGATGTCCGGGGGATCCGCGCTGGAACCGGCGCAGGCCGCCCTGGACGAGGTGGCGGCCACCCTGCGCGAATGCGGCTGCCGGTGA
- a CDS encoding zinc-dependent metalloprotease has product MVDWSLAASTGARLVRGGPSVPSDEAELTVRELRELTVEAESHVRRLTGLGERLPLRPGTVVDRPGWIRSAAAGLEELTGRALPGEERGLFGPLLAGGAGVQTGVVLAFLGARVLGQYDPFGGPDKSGQLVLVAPNVLTAQQALNVDGHDFRMWVCLHECTHRLQFTAVDWLRDYFADEVSRLVGGLADNDGLGSMLTRLPDTLREARRGGGDGSTGFAELVSGPEQREVFDQLLALSTLLEGHADYVMDAVGPAVVPSVATIRKRFTARRKGGGLFDRLLRSLLGVDAKIRQYARGAAFTREVVETVGMSGFNAVWTSPNTLPTRAEIGDPQAWVRRVHGR; this is encoded by the coding sequence ATCGTCGACTGGTCCCTCGCCGCGTCGACCGGCGCCCGGTTGGTGCGCGGCGGGCCCTCGGTCCCGTCGGACGAGGCCGAGCTGACCGTACGGGAGCTTCGTGAGCTCACCGTGGAGGCGGAGTCGCATGTGCGGCGGCTCACCGGGCTCGGCGAGCGGCTTCCGCTGCGCCCCGGCACCGTGGTGGACCGGCCGGGCTGGATCAGGTCCGCGGCCGCCGGGCTGGAGGAGCTGACCGGGCGGGCGCTGCCGGGCGAGGAACGCGGGCTGTTCGGCCCGCTGCTGGCCGGGGGCGCCGGGGTGCAGACCGGCGTGGTGCTCGCCTTCCTCGGCGCGCGGGTGCTCGGCCAGTACGACCCGTTCGGCGGGCCGGACAAGTCCGGGCAGCTGGTGCTGGTCGCGCCGAACGTGCTGACCGCGCAGCAGGCGCTGAACGTGGACGGCCACGACTTCCGGATGTGGGTCTGCCTGCACGAGTGCACCCACCGGCTGCAGTTCACCGCGGTGGACTGGCTGCGCGACTACTTCGCCGACGAGGTGTCCCGGCTGGTCGGCGGGCTGGCCGACAACGACGGCCTCGGCAGCATGCTGACCAGGTTGCCGGACACCCTGCGTGAGGCGCGGCGTGGCGGCGGGGACGGTTCCACCGGCTTCGCCGAGCTGGTCTCCGGGCCGGAGCAGCGCGAGGTGTTCGACCAGCTGCTGGCGCTGTCCACCCTGCTGGAGGGGCATGCCGACTACGTGATGGACGCGGTGGGCCCTGCGGTGGTGCCCAGCGTGGCCACCATCCGCAAGCGGTTCACCGCGCGGCGCAAGGGCGGCGGCCTGTTCGACCGGCTGCTGCGCAGCCTGCTCGGCGTGGACGCCAAGATCCGGCAGTACGCGCGCGGCGCGGCCTTCACCCGCGAGGTGGTGGAGACCGTGGGGATGAGTGGCTTCAACGCCGTATGGACCTCGCCGAACACGTTGCCGACCAGGGCGGAGATCGGCGATCCGCAGGCATGGGTGCGCCGCGTGCACGGCCGGTGA
- the tilS gene encoding tRNA lysidine(34) synthetase TilS, with amino-acid sequence MGAPRARPVMGGDPGPAVVRVRRAVREFLADPRRSAYLDQGELGVAVSGGADSLALAEAAAYTGHRMGLRVRALVVDHGLQRDSAEVAATAAETARGLGVDHAEVHPVRVRDGGGPEAAARKARYRALRAALPAGGLVLLGHTRDDQAETVLLGLGRGSGPRSVAGMRPLDPPWARPLLDLPRSVTRAACVELGVRPWADPHNDDPRYTRVRLRAEVLPLLEEVLGGGVAAALSRTAAQLREDSAALDRFAEELLERACRGAELEVAELSPAPAALRRRALRTWLLEAGARELTDAHLRAVDALIGDWRGQGGVWLPGGIEAGRRHGRLRVDSPSGSKHH; translated from the coding sequence ATGGGTGCGCCGCGTGCACGGCCGGTGATGGGCGGCGACCCCGGTCCCGCGGTCGTCCGGGTCCGGCGGGCGGTGCGGGAGTTTCTCGCCGATCCGCGGCGGTCGGCGTACCTGGACCAGGGTGAGCTGGGTGTCGCGGTGTCCGGTGGCGCCGACTCGCTCGCCCTCGCCGAGGCGGCCGCGTACACCGGGCACCGGATGGGCCTGCGGGTGCGTGCCCTGGTGGTCGACCACGGCCTGCAGCGGGACTCGGCGGAGGTGGCTGCCACCGCGGCCGAGACCGCTCGCGGGCTCGGTGTGGACCATGCCGAGGTGCACCCCGTCCGGGTGCGCGACGGCGGTGGCCCGGAGGCCGCGGCCCGCAAGGCCAGGTACCGGGCGCTACGGGCCGCGCTGCCAGCAGGGGGCCTGGTGCTGCTCGGGCATACCAGGGACGATCAGGCCGAGACGGTGCTGCTCGGACTCGGCCGGGGCTCGGGGCCGAGGTCGGTGGCCGGGATGCGGCCGCTGGATCCGCCGTGGGCCCGCCCACTGCTGGACCTGCCCCGCTCGGTGACCCGCGCGGCCTGCGTGGAGCTGGGCGTGCGGCCCTGGGCCGATCCGCACAACGACGACCCCCGCTACACCAGGGTCCGGCTGCGCGCCGAGGTGCTGCCGCTGCTGGAGGAGGTGCTGGGCGGCGGGGTCGCGGCCGCGCTCAGCCGGACCGCGGCCCAGCTGCGCGAGGACAGCGCCGCACTCGACCGGTTCGCCGAGGAGCTGCTCGAGCGCGCGTGCCGGGGAGCGGAGCTGGAGGTCGCCGAGCTGTCGCCCGCCCCGGCGGCGCTGCGCAGGCGGGCGCTGCGGACCTGGCTGCTCGAGGCCGGGGCGCGCGAGCTGACCGACGCCCACCTGCGCGCGGTGGACGCGCTGATCGGCGACTGGCGTGGCCAGGGCGGGGTCTGGCTGCCCGGTGGGATCGAGGCAGGCAGGCGGCACGGCAGGCTCCGGGTAGATTCGCCATCCGGCAGCAAACACCACTAG
- the hpt gene encoding hypoxanthine phosphoribosyltransferase yields MYEGDIASVLVTEQQIKDKIAELAEQVAADYPDADSESGAGDLLLVGVLKGAVMFMTDFARALPVPAQLEFMAVSSYGSATSSSGVVRILKDLDRDIAGRQVLIVEDIVDSGLTLSWLLRNLASRNPASLQVCSLLRKPDAVKVDVPVKYVGFDIPNEFVVGYGLDYAERYRDLPYIGTLDPKVYSS; encoded by the coding sequence GTGTACGAAGGCGATATCGCCTCCGTGCTCGTCACCGAGCAGCAGATCAAGGACAAGATCGCCGAGCTCGCCGAGCAGGTCGCGGCGGACTACCCGGACGCGGACAGCGAGTCCGGTGCAGGCGACCTGCTGCTCGTCGGCGTGCTCAAGGGCGCTGTGATGTTCATGACCGACTTCGCAAGGGCGTTGCCGGTGCCGGCCCAGCTGGAGTTCATGGCGGTGTCCTCCTACGGCTCCGCGACCTCGTCCTCCGGCGTGGTGCGGATCCTGAAGGACCTGGACCGGGACATCGCGGGCAGGCAGGTCCTGATCGTGGAGGACATCGTCGACTCCGGCCTGACCCTCTCCTGGCTGCTGCGCAACCTGGCCAGCCGCAACCCGGCCTCGCTCCAGGTGTGCTCACTGCTGCGCAAGCCGGACGCGGTGAAGGTGGATGTGCCGGTGAAATACGTCGGCTTCGACATCCCCAACGAGTTCGTGGTCGGCTACGGCCTGGACTATGCGGAGCGTTACCGGGATCTGCCGTACATCGGCACCCTGGATCCGAAGGTTTACTCTTCGTAA
- a CDS encoding WXG100 family type VII secretion target, with protein sequence MDGTQGQQSQPVEQAQPVEQQPVGTQQQPVHSGTTTGSTGGGNAVRLGDNSESSQIVEQARGRQDGFEYGSDRAIGSPPNWAVRTSEQLYHAGTANNRPDTAQALAQSWTRHSGALNQVANELYSAISELGAAWIGQGAGAAQGTLVAIANSSAQAGEAAQVMGDRMQQQAAAAEEVKKMPPAVEHDPGAAMSEKVQQGPAELVKDAKPESDAAKAVKAEQIRFLEAYTKAMSEVDDSTPSFGPESLGLKPMSPDTGGGGGSVGGFGGPGGLPGQVAGGVPGAAVAGGHVAPVGSVDSSVSSSGYAAGAVAGGAAAGGPALGAGSAMGSATPGAAAASGAPAGAGAGLGAAALGGGVGFAGAKALGQGNRSGSKQQSNRSEETDETEASLNQGQGSSAAAVAPQQNQGVVSPSGTIGGGGAHPPAAGAPMGGGMGGMRGGQQQQEEEHTHASFLIEPDPDDAFGANEATPPPVIGAWANEAEER encoded by the coding sequence ATGGACGGAACACAGGGACAGCAGAGTCAGCCGGTGGAGCAGGCCCAGCCGGTCGAGCAGCAGCCCGTCGGTACCCAGCAACAGCCCGTGCACAGCGGAACGACCACCGGGTCCACCGGCGGTGGTAACGCGGTGCGGCTCGGGGACAACTCGGAGAGCTCGCAGATCGTCGAGCAGGCCAGGGGCAGGCAGGACGGCTTCGAGTACGGCTCGGACCGGGCGATCGGCAGCCCGCCGAACTGGGCGGTGCGGACCAGCGAGCAGCTGTATCACGCGGGGACGGCGAACAACCGCCCGGACACCGCGCAGGCACTGGCCCAGTCCTGGACCCGGCACAGCGGCGCGCTCAACCAGGTGGCGAACGAGCTGTACTCGGCGATCTCGGAGCTCGGCGCGGCCTGGATCGGCCAGGGTGCGGGCGCAGCGCAGGGCACCCTGGTGGCCATCGCCAACTCCAGCGCACAGGCCGGGGAGGCCGCGCAGGTGATGGGCGATCGGATGCAGCAGCAGGCAGCGGCCGCGGAAGAAGTGAAGAAGATGCCGCCCGCCGTTGAGCACGACCCCGGCGCGGCCATGAGCGAGAAGGTCCAGCAGGGCCCGGCCGAGCTGGTCAAGGATGCCAAGCCGGAGTCCGACGCGGCGAAGGCGGTGAAGGCGGAGCAGATCCGGTTCCTCGAGGCCTACACCAAGGCGATGTCCGAGGTGGACGATTCCACGCCGAGCTTCGGCCCGGAGTCGCTTGGCCTGAAGCCGATGAGCCCGGACACCGGTGGTGGCGGCGGCTCGGTCGGCGGCTTCGGCGGTCCGGGCGGGCTGCCCGGCCAGGTGGCAGGCGGCGTGCCCGGCGCGGCCGTGGCGGGTGGCCACGTTGCCCCGGTGGGCTCGGTGGACAGCAGCGTCAGCAGCTCCGGCTATGCCGCCGGTGCGGTCGCGGGTGGTGCCGCGGCCGGTGGCCCTGCCCTCGGGGCTGGGTCGGCGATGGGTTCCGCTACCCCCGGCGCGGCCGCCGCTTCCGGCGCCCCGGCAGGCGCCGGTGCGGGCCTTGGCGCCGCAGCTCTCGGCGGCGGTGTCGGCTTCGCCGGTGCCAAGGCGCTGGGCCAGGGCAACCGCAGCGGTAGCAAGCAGCAGTCGAACCGGTCCGAGGAGACCGACGAGACCGAGGCCTCGCTCAACCAGGGGCAGGGCTCCAGCGCCGCGGCGGTGGCCCCGCAGCAGAACCAGGGCGTGGTCTCGCCCAGTGGCACCATCGGCGGCGGCGGTGCCCACCCGCCCGCGGCCGGTGCGCCGATGGGTGGTGGCATGGGCGGTATGCGCGGTGGTCAGCAACAGCAGGAAGAGGAGCACACGCACGCCTCCTTCCTGATCGAACCCGATCCGGACGACGCGTTCGGCGCCAACGAGGCGACCCCGCCGCCGGTGATCGGTGCCTGGGCCAACGAAGCCGAAGAGAGGTAG
- a CDS encoding ESX secretion-associated protein EspG gives MAELLTPLELDFLWESLGAGELPYPLEARSHGETMDERASLRKQVLAELGRRGVLDESGRLDPRFEDWVGVLSGAEVSLDAVHVSAPHAEAVRAVAAALGNHAVLAVQDGRGLHLQSVPADGLASAIIGTLPAARRGTERSITVPLEQLVTGAGADFMQRRQPSTDGNATADEDRKALARLHAQPRLRGGQIGANARNRVGGRVRTPVLSWFDTEAGRYLTQASRGRDGREWITIAPADVAALRQRLNEMLSGAVSSAAASY, from the coding sequence GTGGCGGAGCTGCTCACTCCGCTTGAGCTCGACTTCCTCTGGGAGTCACTCGGGGCGGGCGAATTGCCCTACCCACTGGAGGCGCGCTCGCACGGCGAGACCATGGACGAGCGCGCTTCCCTCCGTAAGCAGGTGCTCGCGGAGCTGGGCAGACGGGGTGTCCTGGACGAATCCGGCAGGCTCGACCCCCGGTTCGAGGACTGGGTCGGTGTGCTCTCCGGCGCGGAGGTGAGCCTGGACGCGGTGCATGTCAGCGCCCCGCATGCGGAGGCGGTGCGTGCGGTCGCCGCCGCGCTGGGCAACCACGCCGTGCTCGCCGTCCAGGACGGCCGCGGGCTGCACCTGCAGTCGGTGCCAGCGGACGGGCTCGCCAGCGCCATCATCGGCACCCTGCCCGCGGCCCGGCGCGGTACCGAGCGCTCCATCACGGTGCCGCTGGAGCAGCTGGTCACCGGGGCCGGGGCCGATTTCATGCAGCGGCGGCAGCCCAGCACGGACGGCAACGCCACCGCGGACGAGGACCGTAAGGCGCTGGCCAGGCTGCACGCCCAGCCCCGGCTGCGCGGCGGCCAGATCGGGGCGAACGCACGCAACCGGGTCGGTGGCCGGGTGCGGACCCCCGTGCTGAGCTGGTTCGACACCGAGGCCGGCCGGTACCTCACCCAGGCCAGCCGGGGCCGGGACGGGCGTGAGTGGATCACCATCGCACCCGCGGACGTCGCCGCGCTGCGGCAGCGGCTGAACGAGATGCTCTCCGGCGCGGTGAGTTCCGCCGCGGCCTCGTACTAG